The stretch of DNA AGAATCCGAAGCTGGAACACAGGGAGGTCGTGCCGGGGCATGTTGATGGGATTGATGTAACGGACAAAGGCAAGATGATAGAGTCTAAGGGCCCTTCGCTGGCCGACATGCCCATTGGGGTATGGTACTAGGGGGGTGTTGTATGCTCGGGCAGAGAAACGCTTCGGCGCTTCAGCGCAGGCTCGCCCAGGCGGAGGGCGACTTCTACCCGCGGCAGCCGGCCCCGGACTTCGACCGCGCAGCGGTCATGGGCGAACTCATGATCCTGGCCCAAAAGAGGGTGCAGGAGAAGATCAGCGCCGCCGACATCGCCGACCGTCACTCGACTGCGGCCAGGCAGAAGGTCGAGCGGGTGGTGGGGGAGGTGGTGGAGGAAAACCTTCCCGACAAGCCGCGCCCGACCCTCATCTCGATCACCAAGGAGATAGTGGACAACCTGATGGGGTACGGCCCGCTGGAACCGTTCTTCACCGGCCCGGAGGCCCACCTGATAACCGAAATCATCGTGCGGAAATACGACCACGTTATGGTAGAGAAGAACGGTAAAACCTCCCTGGCTGTCGACGAGCGGGGAGAGCCGGTGAGGTTCCAGAGCGAGCAGCACGTCCTGGACGTTTTGGAGAGGATGTTAACGCCCACCGGCCGCAGGGTGGACATATCCAACCCCGTCGTAGGGGCGAGGCTCCCCGACGGTTCGCGCCTTCAGGCGGCGATACCGCCGGTGGCGGTGGAGGGGACGCAGATCACGATCCGGCGCTTCCGCCAGGACGCGAGCCGGGAGATGCTCCTTTCAAACGGCGCTTTGAACCGCGAGGTATTGGACTTTCTGGGGGCTTGCGTGAGGGCTAAACTCAACATATTCGTAAGCGGCGGCACCGGTTCGGGCAAGACCACGTTGCTCAACGTCCTAAGCTCCTACATACCCGAGGACGAGAGCATCATCACCATCGAGGACCCGGCGGAATTGCAGCTGCAGCACGGCAACGTGAGGAGGCTGGAGGCCCGCCCGCCGAACGTGGAGGGCAAAGGCGAGATAACCCAGCGCGACCTGGTGGCGATGGCGCTCAGGATGGCCCCGAAAAGGATAATCGTGGGCGAGTGCCGGCGGGGGGAGACCTTCGATATGCTCCAGGCCATGAACACCGGGCACGCCGGCTCCATGTCGACCGGCCACGCCAACTCCGCGGCCGACATGATCAACTCGCGGCTGCCGTCGATGGTGCAGCTGGCGGTGGAATTGCAGCGGGAATCGGTGCTGGAGATGATCGCATCCGCCGTCGACCTGGTTATCCACATGCAGAAGGGCAGAGACGGTGTGCGGCGGGTGGACCACATCTGCGAGGTGGTCGGGCTGGAGAGGAGAGCGAGCGGAGACCTGGGGGTGGCGCTCAGGGAAACCTACGTCTACGACCGGGACAAGGGCTGGATTAGGACGGCCCACCCGTTCTCCCGACAGTACAAGCTGGACTATCCAGAATAGTCAAACACAGGTAAAATGTTATCGCGGCTATTACCGCCGTCTGGTCGTCGCTCCCCGTGCGGGGGCGTGGATTGAAACTTGTTTAAGTCGGGAGGAAAGTTGGGACCGGCATCGTCGCTCCCCGTGCGGGGGCGTGGATTGAAACAGAGTAATTAAGGGGGGAAGGAAGTGGGGCAGAGCGCTGTTTTTGAGGTTGCCTACGAGGGGCCGGCGGTTGTCGACGGCACGATGGACGTGCGGGAGCTTGCCCCTTCCCTGTTGGCGCTCGGCAACCTGATTGAAAATGTTAACAGGGTTATTGGCGATCCCGAAGCTCAGGTGAAGGTCGTTGTCAAGTCGAGCTTTCAGAGGGGGTCTTTCCAGATCACCTTAGAGGTGATATATAAATGGGTTGAGCAGGTCAAACTGCTTTTCGATATAGGCAGAGCGGAAAACCTTGCGGAAACCTTGCTGTCGGCGACTGGCTTCGCCGCTTTCGCCGGAATATCTCTGATAGAGCTTTTGCAGCGCCTTCGCGGCAGGAAAGTAAAGAGCGCGACGATTCTCGAAAACGGGAACACCCGCCTTGAGCTAACCGGGGAGAACGGGCAGTTTGATTGCATAGGGGTTCAGGACAAGGTGATCAAACTTTACCGGGACCGCCTGGTGAGGGAAAACTTGCGACGCCTGCTAAAGCCCCTCGAAAGACAGGGCGTTGACGGTTTTTCGGTGCGGAAGGGAGAGAAAGTCGTCCACAGGATAACCAGGGACGAGGTTGGTTACTACGACGTGCCGGAGGTCCCGGAGCAGGAGCGGACGAATGTTGTCACTCGCAAGATGTACGTGAATCTAGTCGAGGTGGCTTTTGAAGAAGGGCTGAAGTGGAGGCTGTCAGACGGCGACAACAAATTCTACGCGACCATTGCCGACGAGTCGTTTTTAAGCCAAGTAGACGCGGGCAAGAGCTTCAAAAAAGGGGACGTCCTGGAGATAGAAATGGAGACCACCCAGGTAGCAACCAGCAGGGGCGGAATAAAAAACGAGCATCGCGTCCTGAAGGTCGTCAAACACCTGTCCCGACCCGAACAGATACCTCTATTCGCGAATGAAAAATGAGTGGTGTTGATCGGTTGACGAAGCTCTACAACGAACAAATCGAAGTTTCAAG from Peptococcaceae bacterium encodes:
- a CDS encoding ATPase, T2SS/T4P/T4SS family, giving the protein MLGQRNASALQRRLAQAEGDFYPRQPAPDFDRAAVMGELMILAQKRVQEKISAADIADRHSTAARQKVERVVGEVVEENLPDKPRPTLISITKEIVDNLMGYGPLEPFFTGPEAHLITEIIVRKYDHVMVEKNGKTSLAVDERGEPVRFQSEQHVLDVLERMLTPTGRRVDISNPVVGARLPDGSRLQAAIPPVAVEGTQITIRRFRQDASREMLLSNGALNREVLDFLGACVRAKLNIFVSGGTGSGKTTLLNVLSSYIPEDESIITIEDPAELQLQHGNVRRLEARPPNVEGKGEITQRDLVAMALRMAPKRIIVGECRRGETFDMLQAMNTGHAGSMSTGHANSAADMINSRLPSMVQLAVELQRESVLEMIASAVDLVIHMQKGRDGVRRVDHICEVVGLERRASGDLGVALRETYVYDRDKGWIRTAHPFSRQYKLDYPE